TTCAGCAGGTGATGTGATCATAAAATCATTCAGCATTCTTTCTGCAATTTGTGTTCCAGTGTATGTGAACCACATCTATGGCAACTGTTACTTTGCACAgtaacataaagaaaataacattcatatattcatatatatcaTATACACAAAGTATACAAATACTACATAAATACATGTATACACATGTGAAAGACTTCTGCgacatttgctttaaaataaaagttgggaaaaaaaagttgagggTAAATAGCAAAAATAAGGCCATCAAACAGACACCTACAGCAGTCAGACACACAAAGCTTAGTACCTGTACTGAATCAAGATATTCTAGCTATTCTACCTCATGAGCCTCTATggcaagtagaaaaaaaataaatcatttattttaattaataagaaaatatatgCTACTGCAACCTGAACTGCTAGTACTGAGTTCCCATAAGAAACCATGCCAAAGAGAGTTAAAATGAACACTTCTGGCCATCTTTCAAGGACACAGTAGACACAAGCACCAACTGTGCAGCAGTAGTCTTTCACACACATTACCTACTGTGTTTATTCTGCTTATGGGCAACATATTAAGACAAGCATCTTTTACTATTGGTCTTACTTTCATATTATATTTACCTTACACATATAAGTTTTCCactcaagaaggaaaaaaaaagtcaaattcaCTTAATAATATTTCCCAAATATTTTGCCAGATAATAAATTCATTTCACAGTGCCAGACTGTCCTGTGCTATTTGCATGTGACAATACAAGATCCTTTGGAAAAGCCTTACCCTCAAACAGTACATACGTTGTGTCCTCACAAAACAGCATCTTTTGTGCCAGACAACATGCAGTACAAGAATGACATACACGTTTAGATTCTTTTCTAGAAACAGATTATTGAAGTATACATGTAACCCTTTTTATCTTTATTACAAAGACTAGCCTTCAATTTAAATCCTTTATCCTCTTTCAAAATGTGCTTTATGAAGACATCATGAGCCAAAACATCCTGTGCTTATATTCAATAAAACCCAGTAACACAAATTAATAACCCTTGTAAAAGTCTGAATTTAAAGATAAATTTAAAGATACAGGAAAGAAGTGTCAAATCCGTAAAACTATCCTCTGCAACACCtcttaagaaaatgaagaggtGGCATGAAGGTCAGGCATGTTTTCTATTTACGTGCTCACATAAATCACAACAGTCCACATTGACAAAAAGAATCTATTAAGAAATTCCACTAAGCACGATGCCGGAAGCAAACCGTTACTGAAGGCAATACAAAAATACCTTGTATCTCTTTCAGAAGATGCACTCCAGTCatcctttcatttccttttgaagTTGAGCTACCATGTTATTAAGTTTACCTAAAGTCTCTGAGACTTTTTAATCACTTCTAGTTTACATTACAGATTAAATAAAAGATACACATGACAAAACATTCTTTTAGGGATCCACGTCGCCTTTTACGAGAGAACAGACCCAAGGCAAGCAAGAATCATGTGCTCTGCCTGATGGAATTGAAACCCATCTTTTGAGACAGCGGCATGGTCAAactcaaaagcaaaacaacaacaaaacaataaaaacaatggACCATATCTGGAGTTATTTTAATTTGAGCTCCTAGTCACATTCTTCTCAAGAAGAAAAGATTCTTCTAAGAGATACTGAAGAAACAGTTGAACTCCAATGAAAAGCACTTATGTCTCACATCAAACCACAGTTTACTCTTTACTGTGAAGAGGACTGAGATAACTATGCCCAGGAACCCAAAAAGCTAAGAGAAGCTCCAAATTacaaacagtaaaacaaatacCATAACTACTCAAAAACTGATGTGATATTTATATGTCTGCAGTGACACAGTTCAAGGCAAATGAAATTAGTTGCCTGCTGAAAATAGAAGGAAGATTATAATACATACAGTTACATTAGCAAAATGTAATTAAGTGGCACGTAGAAAACTAAATGgtaaaagaaaaagtgagaaaacttGAGCAGAGacattacaaaagaaaaggtGCTCTGCATCAGTATCTctaaaataaactgaagaaaaatgctttcatgccctttggttttgaaatcattttattaATACTGAGGACAGCCCATTATACTTCATCTCATTCTTCCTATGGATCACTTCAGCTTGAGGTTAAATCATAATTAGTGTACATACCGGAGACAGTCAACCTTAGTCAGAGCAAAATTCAGCAGCTTAACCATTGGTGTGAAGCCCGTGCCTGCTGCCAATAAAAAGAGGTCTTCTAGAGCTTCAACTTGTGACTTCTTGAAGTTACCTTCAGGATTGCTGACAGAAATATCATCacctttaaaatcaaaatagaatAGTAATCCTTAACGAGATGAAAACAAACTaataatctgatttttaaaagttcctTTTATACTCCCTTTATCTTTGTAGTGTTAGGATTCATTTCAGAAGGGTACAGTATAAATCACACATGGATCATTTACGCTAACAGAACAGGTGTTCAATCAAAATGCCTTGCCTTTATGCTATGACTACACAGATTTGTGAAGTTACTATTAAAAATCTGCCTTACatctgaaacacaaaaagaaGCGTAACTTGAGTCTAATAAAACAGATTTCCttgtctttattaaaaaaatagtcatttttatttaagagtatataaatacaaaacaagcaactaatatatttatatgcacAATCAAATACAAGTAATTAACTGCTTGATACAGCTGACATATGTGCAAAGATAAAGCCAACCTCtgcaaaactaaacaaaacatcCTAAACCACATATTTACCTATTTGTAGGTGGTCAAGTGCCTGTGTAAACAATCCACAGGAATAAATTTTGatcattaaatatatatgcacacCATCCTGGCAAAACGGTTCTTTGAAATCCAGTGGCAAAAAAGGCAATAAAGGTGTATACGGTTTTACTACTTCTGTCCctaaagaaaagacaaaagataGCTGAAAGAATAGGAAAATTGTATACAGTAAATTATCTGCAAACAGCAGAGGCTCAAAATAAAGATATGTGTTAAGATATCTATGgtcatattttcagtttttcttacCTGCAATGATTTGTTTGAGGTAAACGTGTTGTCCAATGGGAACCTGGAGATGAGTGCTCTTAGGCAGCATAAAGCAGAAGAGCTTGGTGTCATGGGTAACTTCTGTCTTAGAAACCAACTTGCATTTCCTGTAGAACAATCCTAAAAGAATCAATTGCCTGTTACTTACATATCTtctaataagaaagaaaaaaaacaataaaaccaacaaaatcAGTAAAAATACTTTATAAAAATACTACAAATAGATGCTTTTCtatcattaaaattatttttctaatttggAGCTAATTTTTTAGCCTTGCTTTAGGCTCCTACCAGACTGAATCTGTGTTATTAGTTAGCAATGACTATGGAGAAGCAGAAAATCAATCCAGTTGTTCTTCCAGAAAGCAGAACCATCTGTACCACATTGTACCTGTTCTAAAGTCACCACAGAACTTTAGCATGAGTATACATCTGTACATTAAAACAGCTTGGgtaatggaaatgaaaagtaaGTGAGGCAGAGCCCCACACTGCCTAAACCCACCCAGCACTCTGGGTATTTATTCAGCTGATCACCCTGCACTCTTGCTGTTTCACTGCTACTGACATAGCAAACATTTCTGATAGGGTTGTCCACAGGGAATAATACAGCTCTTGCAGAAAGATGGTATATATTGGCTAAAATGTATGCTCTGGCACTCTTCCATCAACTACTATCCTAGCACAGTCCACCTATAGTTACAGCACTGATACTGCTACACTATACCACAACACCTTGTATATGCTCACAGGAATTTCTACCCCATTGTTTAAAACATCAAATAAGTTACAGCAGGAGCTTACACTGATGACATTTTAAGAATGGAAGTGTCCACGTTCATGTGCAGTTTTTTCACCTTAGATAGACAATAATATAGGCATACTGGCCTATCAGCATTCAACAGCAAAGAgctttgcacatttttttttttaaagacacaaTATCAACATTTAAATGCTTACACCTgacataaaataaaactaactaactaaaagtgaaaaacaaacagaactcaAGGCAATGCATCTGTGATAGCTGCACAGATAGTGCAGCATAAAAATGCCAGATGTAAAGCTATAAAATAGCTTTAACTAGACAGCTCAGCTCTTGGAAGCAAAGCAGCTCTCAAGGCTCTCCTTTAGCACTGGTACCGCTCCTGCTGTTGCCTACCTGCCTGCTAGAAGAGGTGCTGGTCCACAGAGCTCGGTGCAGGTACACAAGTTACAATACCTTGTATCAGTTGTTCTACCTGCTCTTCTCAGCCATGGGAAAATTTGAGTAATTTTGCTCCTCAACGAAACAGGGGTAAAGTTACTCCATCTGcagcaaaaatgctttttttttctttccatcttatTACAACTGATACACCATGTAAGCACAGCTACTTGCACAACCAGTACGTCCTTCCTCTACTCTTTTAAAAGTTCTCAGGGATCTTTCTCAGTTGTCTCACAGCTACACACTGGATTAGCATAAGAAGCCATGTATCTACAGGACATCACCCTGGCCAGTAGCATACACATCCATGCTACCTTTCTGAAGGGATTACTCTTCTAGTTGACTGTGTTAAAAATGCTTCTAGCATTGTCACAGGTAAACAGTCAAATCACAACTGTTACAATATTACTattcaataataataatgcaaaataCACTATACTAAACTGTAAATAGTGTTaaggagagctgctgtgtttgcaACACACTTCATATTAttgctttctgcagtttgttgaagaaaatgtaatattttctttaaagacttGCTTAACCTCACATATAAAAATGCATCAACTCACTTTATGAGGTCAGTATTACTTTACCAGGCTGGAAGTCATGATCATTTTACTTCCACAATATTTGTTGTACTTCATAAAAGGTTGTTTTGCACACCAAACCAATTTCACATCcagcaaacaggaaaaacaactgAGTTGTTAATTACTATTTCTGTGCTCTTAGTACAAGAGATAAGGATTTCTCATACTCAAACAGCATTTGCTCTATGGGAGCAAAATAGAAACCTAGGCAATTTAGAGGCAGGAGGCACAATTCTAAGCAAAACTGAGTGAGGCTAATTAAGTCTACACTACGCAAACAGAAGCCTCCTATGTGTAGATATTATTGCCATGCTGAAAGCAGAGAGCTCAGAATAAAGGAAAGACATTTAGCTGAACATTCCTCCTTCATAACCCTTGTAGTATGTTCAATTTGATTTCCCAATTAATAAATCGCTGAATAAAAAATTCTGGACCATGGTTTAAAAAGCCAGAGATATCAATGTATTTACTATATTTCCCCACCTTAGTAATTGAGGAACTGAAGAACCTCAGCTCAGCAAGCTCTGACTGAACAGGTTCTGAAACTTGCATAAGCAAAACAACCTAAATGTAGCTAAAGAGATGTGCTTTTATACACATGATCTTCCTTTTTGGAGCACAATAATCTCTCAACTTTCATGGTCTAATTACCATAACTACGAGCCAGTAAGAGTGAACAATGTTTAATCAGTTCTTAGCTTTGCTCTCACACATAAGGCAGTCTAAATTTAGTCAGCTTTTGAGCATAAATAGGCAGAGGGTCAAGAGTGCTTCTGAGAACTGAGACAGTAGCAGTAACATCAGAAACATCTTTATAATATATTATGTTATTGTATGGAAATTTCTAgtttagctggaaaaaaaaaacaatcacagtGATCAAGGTAATGCACTTGAGTGTTGCCACAAGTTCATACTATTCCCTCACCACAAAATGAATTCATATGTAACATCTACCACCCCCTGCAGATGCAGCAGCTTATTTAGAGCTCGCTTTGAGTTTTTACGCATAGCTCAAGTTACAAAGGTACAGAGTGCTGGAACAGTGTTACAGCATTGAATAGGGACGCATCTGTAGTAACAGCAGGATGTAGgggtttttatttcttcactttgttACTCCTACATCCCTTGCCACAAGGCAAAGGTCTACCGAAGTTTTCATACAGATAGAAGGGATATCAAGCACACAGGCAGCCATGAGATGCAACAACTCTCAAGCAGTTTTCAACTTCCCCTATTACATTCTCCCAATCTTTCTGCAAGACTCAAAGACCTCCAATTCTACTGgaagacaaaacaagaaaatgaaaccaggaggaaagaaacaaaaacatttctactGTTAATCTGTTCAAGGAGAGTATCTGAACAGTTTTCAACAACAccagaaaacattctgaaaaaaaatgaagtatggtcacagaaaagaaaaatcctggGACAAAACATGTTTAACATGCCCTAAAAAGTCTTAGAAGAACTGCTAATGTGGCTATATTTACCTCTTTCCGTGCGCCTGATAAGTGTATTATGACTCTCCAAAGGCAATCCCAGCACTTTCCATTGAATAtgatcctttttctttaaaataatctctACCTTCCCAACTTTTTCAGCAATATTTActacaaaagaaaattgtttcctaGTGTTACTTTTAGTTACACTTTGTACAACAATATAATTTTACTCTCCTATTAAAGTCAAGAAGGACTAGTCATGAAGCACAGGATTAATGCATTATATTATGATACTTCCTGTTATCTCTAATGCTTTACAGGGCCTTTAGAATACGTATAATTGATgtataatatttaataaatctAATAAATACGTTGTGAAAAGATTCACAGTCCTTCTGGTCAGAAAGAACACGAAGTTCGAGTCCTTATTTACTGGAAATAGTTAATTGTTTACTATTACTATTACTTACATACTTCCCTTTTTTTCAAATGGCCatttgaatgaataaataagttTATGAAAATCCCAttcaaaacacagaatggtttatatatacacacacaacaCAGCTCCCTTCTAATTATTTTAGTGATACTCCAAAGGATCAGAGCACAtcaacattattattatttttttttttaaagtttaagtgtcaaaatgaaaaaaagaatttaattgTATGGTTTGATTCGGTTGACTGTGTCAGAACCTGATGGTATGAAAAGCTGTAAAGTACCTGATGGATCAGAAAATTGAATGAAAGTTCTGTATTTCTTCTAACATGGGAACGTAGAAAAGTTACAAGAGACAACTTACCAACAAAGTCATCTTGAACTTCATGATCCAAGtctgaaataaagagaaataaattagtTTAAGCAAAAATCGTATTACATTCTAGTCTTTATATATTTGTACAGCTTAGAGCAAGAAATACTGTGTGAAATAACGTGCCTACAACTCTATGCATCTTTACTTGGCTCTGAAATTTCACTCTTGCTTCATATTAGTCTCAGTGTCTTCTGCAAGCTCATACATAACACGTTAAGAAAGgcatcattttctcttttttttttttaaacagtgacGCATGATATAATTATCAACTTGTATTCATCAAAATCATTCCACCTGCTCTTTTTGAATAAGGGCGTTTTAGTAAGTGATCTATAACATTCACCTAAAATAGAGAAATTTGCATAACTTTTACATCAGCTTCTTATTACACTTTATTCCGTGTTGTTTAGGACAtcaaataagaaacagaataaaaaaatatatacgtACTGACCGGATGAAGATAGAAGTTGATAATGTAATCATTTTCAATAAAGAGGAATAAAATTTAAGTGGTATATGCAAAACATATACGGCCTGATGTGAAGGttttaataaagtaaaataaaaattaagtattttcagCTGTAAAATTACAGTACCTACCAACTTCTACAAGATACGAATGGTCATCCAGTATGATCTCTCCCCTTAATCTTTTGTGTTGACAGTCCACTATCACCAACTCTGCATTCAGACCCTTtcacagacaagaaaaaagagcattttaatGAAGTTCTCCAAGAATTCAAGCTGGATCACAAGATCCTGTAATTATCtctttcataaaataatttaccTTCTGCTTAGTATATATGACAACAGTGATCAAATCATCTGTTTGAAACCAGTCATAACTGTAAAACAgaagtacaggaagaaaaaaatatatatatatataaacttttGTTCAGCAtaccaaaatatatttaatcagCAGTTTTCAAGCAGAACTTCTTTCACAAAGATACCAGCCAAACACATTATTTACTATGTTTTCAAGAGGTAAGCCCAGCAAttataattttgaaaagaagatcaaaataaatgcagtctAATTATTCATCCTAGTAGTGCATAGCAGTTAAAGTTCTATGCAGTGGTTTTAGTTACAAAGCATATGCATCCTCTTTGCAGTATATGAACCTTCCAAGAAAGATGGTTGAAGTCCTTGGCTCCAAGCAAAGTTATTAAATTGTCAGAGCAGCTTCCAAGAGTTACAGGTTCTACCTTTATACCACAAAACCACAGTTTCCTTCATTTGCCCAGATTTAGGCTTTACATTCTCATGATTCCCAAGCTACCCAAATCTTGTAATAACTACAGGGTAAGGTAAGCATTTGAAGGGCATACTGTATATTTCTCATTGCTTTCCATTACCATACACTTGCCAGGGTTTTCAAGACCTCTTCAGCATGGTAACCTACCTATCCAAGGCAGAAAAGTATACATCTGACTGTATCTTACGCTTGGCTCTCAAGTGTACATCTGTAGTTCTGACATAACTCCAGCATCATGAAGTCTGCAATCTCAGTAAGTGAAAGTCAACAATTCTACGTATTCCTGGTGTGTACAATACTACTGTCTTCTCTCTTCCCCAAGTCCTAACCACTTCTGTTTAGTGTTTGAActcttggagaagaaagaagggatgctCCAAGACACATTCTTGTTAGCCAGCACCTTTCCATTTGACACCTGGGCATGCCAGACACACAtgaggaaaaaggaagcaaGGACTGAGGAACAACCCCAGAAGATAAGCCATGTTCCAGTTGCAAAATGGGGATTATGAATGTGGTTGCACATAACTAGCCCAAACTTTATGTAGTCACATTatgcaaaaatcagaaaataaacctcagAGATT
This genomic stretch from Meleagris gallopavo isolate NT-WF06-2002-E0010 breed Aviagen turkey brand Nicholas breeding stock chromosome 2, Turkey_5.1, whole genome shotgun sequence harbors:
- the LOC100545415 gene encoding cytochrome b5 reductase 4; its protein translation is MDWIRLTKSGKDLTGLKGRLVEVSEDELAKHNKKEDCWICIRGLVYNVTPYMEYHPGGEDELMKAAGSDGTDLFDQVHRWVNYESMLKECLVGRMAFKPIAAPKDISSALPEEKKQLNGMLSERKVLGASARDKTPSYDWFQTDDLITVVIYTKQKGLNAELVIVDCQHKRLRGEIILDDHSYLVEVDLDHEVQDDFVVNIAEKVGKVEIILKKKDHIQWKVLGLPLESHNTLIRRTERGLFYRKCKLVSKTEVTHDTKLFCFMLPKSTHLQVPIGQHVYLKQIIAGTEVVKPYTPLLPFLPLDFKEPFCQDGVHIYLMIKIYSCGLFTQALDHLQIGDDISVSNPEGNFKKSQVEALEDLFLLAAGTGFTPMVKLLNFALTKVDCLRTVKLIFFNKKDDDILWRNQLEQLALKDERFEVQFILSEPAEDWVGKRGKISSALLSECMKRSKKDSKVLICICGPTPFTQQGLQYLKDLGYSQEEMHAFTA